A single genomic interval of Patescibacteria group bacterium harbors:
- the fmt gene encoding methionyl-tRNA formyltransferase, which translates to MNKTKTIFIGTAEFGLPGFEALIKDNDFEIVLAITQPDRPTGRKQIITSSPIKIAAEKKNITVLQPEHIIDIRDKILLLKPDLIIVAAYAQLIPEEILNLPKYGCLNLHASLLPKYRGAAIIQAAILNGDVETGLTIIKMDKGLDTGAILAQTAINISDEDTAGTLYDKLSEVSADFLIAAIKKYLAGKITPKAQDSSQASYAKALTKGDGLINWSKPAAHLEKFIRAMNPWPMAWTWWDGKQIKIISAQNQPIEINSYKPGKTFKYNSGLAVQCGRDALIIKSLQLEGKNALASEEFLRGHKDFIGNILG; encoded by the coding sequence GTCTTAGCAATTACCCAGCCGGACAGGCCAACGGGCAGAAAACAAATAATAACGTCTTCGCCCATAAAAATCGCGGCCGAGAAAAAAAATATTACGGTTTTACAGCCGGAGCATATTATAGATATCAGAGATAAAATTCTTTTGCTAAAACCCGATTTAATTATCGTAGCGGCTTACGCGCAGCTTATACCTGAAGAAATTTTGAATCTGCCGAAATACGGCTGCCTAAATCTGCATGCTTCGCTTCTGCCTAAATACCGGGGCGCGGCCATAATTCAGGCCGCTATCTTAAACGGCGACGTAGAGACCGGTTTAACCATAATAAAAATGGATAAAGGCTTAGATACCGGAGCGATTTTAGCGCAAACCGCGATTAACATTAGCGATGAAGATACGGCCGGAACATTATATGACAAATTATCGGAAGTAAGCGCGGATTTTCTGATTGCCGCGATCAAAAAATATTTAGCCGGAAAAATCACGCCGAAAGCGCAAGATTCCAGCCAGGCCAGCTACGCCAAAGCCTTAACTAAGGGCGACGGTTTAATCAATTGGTCAAAACCGGCAGCGCATCTGGAAAAATTTATTAGAGCCATGAATCCCTGGCCCATGGCCTGGACTTGGTGGGACGGCAAACAAATTAAAATAATTTCCGCGCAAAATCAGCCTATAGAAATAAATTCTTATAAGCCGGGCAAAACTTTTAAATACAACAGCGGCTTGGCCGTGCAATGCGGCCGGGACGCTTTAATTATAAAAAGTTTGCAGCTTGAAGGAAAAAACGCGCTAGCCAGCGAAGAATTCTTGCGAGGCCATAAAGATTTTATTGGCAATATATTGGGATAA
- the murF gene encoding UDP-N-acetylmuramoyl-tripeptide--D-alanyl-D-alanine ligase yields MKSLTQKILKILAGLILKKYRPEIIGITGSVGKTGAKEAIYVVLNAKFNVRRSLKNYNNEIGVPLTIIGAASPAKSIFGWMQVFFLAIKLLIKPDENYPKILILEMAADKPGDMSYLTGMVKPNIGVLTSIGDSHIENFGSQERIKQEKSVLIKTIDRQGWAVLNIDDQRIAPLVKEAKAKVLTYAIDNQADFSGKEIRLVFVPSLSEKDKLGMNFKLLNNGSFAPVFLPNVISKAGVYAALAAAAVGVAKGLNLVEISQALNKYSPPNGRMKLLLGVKGTYIIDDTYNASPAASILAIETLAVIPKKGGENKYAVLGDMLELGEFTKAKHQEVGRAVVKNKIDKLIVVGERSRDIARGALNSGMSQDDIFHFAATDEAGKFIQERIKTGDLILVKGSQGARMEKVVKEIMAEPLRAKELLVRQGEEWENK; encoded by the coding sequence ATGAAATCATTAACGCAAAAAATTTTAAAAATATTGGCCGGATTGATTTTAAAAAAATACCGGCCGGAAATTATCGGCATTACCGGCAGTGTCGGCAAGACCGGAGCTAAAGAAGCGATCTATGTAGTGCTCAATGCTAAGTTTAATGTGCGCCGCAGTTTAAAAAATTATAATAACGAAATCGGCGTGCCGCTTACTATTATCGGCGCGGCCTCGCCGGCTAAATCAATTTTCGGCTGGATGCAAGTTTTTTTCTTGGCAATTAAGCTATTAATAAAGCCGGATGAAAATTATCCTAAAATATTAATTTTAGAAATGGCCGCGGATAAGCCCGGCGATATGAGCTATTTAACCGGTATGGTTAAGCCGAATATCGGAGTTTTAACTTCAATCGGCGATTCTCATATTGAAAATTTTGGCAGCCAGGAAAGAATTAAGCAAGAAAAATCTGTTTTAATTAAAACGATTGACCGCCAAGGCTGGGCGGTTTTGAATATTGATGATCAGCGGATCGCGCCTCTTGTTAAAGAGGCTAAGGCAAAAGTTTTAACTTATGCCATAGATAATCAAGCTGACTTTTCCGGCAAGGAAATAAGATTAGTGTTCGTTCCTTCGCTTAGCGAAAAAGACAAATTAGGTATGAATTTTAAATTGCTTAATAACGGTTCTTTCGCGCCGGTCTTTTTGCCCAATGTAATCAGCAAGGCCGGAGTCTATGCCGCGCTGGCTGCCGCGGCCGTTGGCGTGGCTAAAGGCCTGAATTTGGTAGAAATCAGCCAAGCGCTGAATAAATATTCACCGCCGAACGGCAGAATGAAATTGCTTTTAGGCGTAAAAGGCACTTATATAATTGACGATACTTATAATGCTTCTCCGGCCGCTTCTATTTTAGCCATTGAAACTTTGGCCGTCATCCCTAAAAAAGGTGGGGAAAATAAATACGCGGTTTTAGGCGATATGCTGGAGTTAGGTGAATTCACTAAAGCCAAGCACCAAGAAGTCGGCCGAGCGGTGGTAAAAAATAAAATTGATAAATTAATCGTCGTGGGGGAGAGATCGCGCGATATCGCCCGCGGCGCTTTAAATTCAGGCATGAGCCAAGATGATATTTTTCATTTTGCCGCCACCGATGAAGCCGGTAAATTTATCCAGGAAAGGATTAAAACCGGTGATCTGATTTTAGTCAAAGGCTCGCAGGGCGCTCGCATGGAAAAAGTAGTGAAAGAAATTATGGCCGAACCGTTGAGAGCGAAAGAATTATTAGTCAGGCAAGGTGAAGAATGGGAGAATAAATAG